In the Gracilinanus agilis isolate LMUSP501 unplaced genomic scaffold, AgileGrace unplaced_scaffold45248, whole genome shotgun sequence genome, AAATGGGAATAGAGAAAGGTTGGACAATGCGACTTTTAAGGTTTATTTGgggatataaaatataatagacttgTTATGTATATTGTTCCATCTTCCCTAGGAGCTCAAAACACTTCCCTCCTTACCAAGGAAGGGTTGAAGACCTGTCCTGAGTTACCCTTtaataaatgagagaaattttAGCACAGTGAAACTGAGAGTGACATAACAGTTCATCTAAGTCAGGGAGAGACTACTTGGTTTCTCTACTTTTAGTCATGTCTTACCtccaaaaaaaagtctttttttttttcactcccaGGAGCTGGTGATCTAACTGGGGACCCCATTGGGTACGTGACAGGTGTCTTGGCAGTATTAGTTCATGCTGCTTATCTTGTGCTTATTCAGAAGACCAGTGCAGACTCCGAGCACGGAGCCCTCACAGCCCAGTATGCCATTGCCGTCTCTGCCACACCTCTACTCATCATTTGCTCCTTTGCCAGCATGGACTCTATCAATGCTTGGGCCTTCCCAGGATGGAAAGATCCATCCATGGTGTGCATCTTTGTAGCCTGTATCTTGATTGGCTGTGCCATGAACTTTACTACACTCCACTGTACTTATATTAACTCTGCTGTGACCACTAGTTTTGTTGGAGTGGTGAAAAGTATAGCCACCATCACAGTGGGCATGGTGGCCTTCAGTGATGTGGAGCCTACTTCTCTGTTCATAGCAGGTGTGGTGGTGAACACTTTTGGCTCTCTAATTTATTGTGTGGCCAAATTCATCGAGACCAGAAAGCAAAGCAGTTATGAGGACCTGGAGAAAGACCAGAGGGAAGATGTGCTGGAGACAAATGGAGCTCAACCGCCATTTGTTATGGAGGCCTTGCCcaaaggaaatggggaaatgggaggagagaagacagCCAGTGGGATCTCTCAGCCCTGTACTGACAAGTCTAAACATGGTGCTGTGGAAACAGCACAGGGCTCCACCAGCTGCCAGGAAGCAGAAGGAGTTAACAAGAACTCATTAAAGGATGCTTACCTTGGAGTATGGAGATTGGTTAGAGGGACTAAATATATGAAGAAAGATTATTTGCTAGAAAATGAGGAACTATCCAGTCCCTGAAAAggaaatgtatgtatataataatagctattattatatatgtatacaatgtacatatatacatacatacaaacatttatatatgtatatgttttaatAAGGAAGACCATATATTTTATCCTCATTGTGGGTTAGGGAGCATACAGAAGAGGTTGGAAGGAATTGatacaatataagaaaaataacccCCATCTATATTATCTTCCCCTGTGATGAAAGAGGGtgaaactatttaacaaaataaggcAGTTGTTGCTTTGGTTTTAGATTCCtgacaattaatattttttctttttttcacctctccccaccccacgtctatatttattttcttttgtgtagaGTCCAGAAATGATATACTGCAGAAGCCTAGAGAGTCATAGATAACAGTTCTATTAAAGAGGAACCTACAATCTTGCTAACCTGATAGAAATGGGGAAATGGTAAAAAACAATTGGTACTCACTCTATGAAGACAATACTTTGATAGACTCTATTTCTAGATATCTTAAAATTTCATGCTTACTTTTTTGCCTAATTTTTCTTCACTCCTTTTTAATATAAATGATCTATTAGCTCTTTGTATAGGAAGTAAATGCTTTTTTGGAAATACTGGTCCTAGACTTTTAAATGTGGAGTTTACAGTTCATGGTTAGTatatgcaaaattatttttttaatggaactcTATTTATGACCATTGCCTTGTAATGCTGAACCACTAAACACCAAATCCATTTCATGTTGTTTTCACTATGTTTGATATTCTGTAGAGTGAACATACTGGCTGGAATAAACTTCAACAGTGACTGACTCTCAGCCAGGCAGAGTAAAGGACATCCTGGAATACAGTCCTTTTACTCAAACCCATGATCTGAGACATCTACAATTGTATTCATATCAGAATGATGTTTTTCTATAGtaaatctgaaggaaaaaaatccgAAAACACAAGTACTGGTTTGTTGCTTTAACTGTTGAATTTTTAGAAACTTATCTTTTATCACAGTGTTTGCTATTCAATGCTGCTATgatagttttgtattttttttttggtctttattaTGTGCGTATGAACTGTCTAGTATTTAAGTCATTTTTGATAATTccc is a window encoding:
- the SLC35D3 gene encoding solute carrier family 35 member D3 yields the protein MQLCKGRMLGISVAIAHGVFSGSLNILLKFLISRYHFAFLTLVQCMTSSTAALSLELLRRLGLVSVPPFSLSLARPFAGVTVLSTLQSSLTLWSLRGLSLPMYVVFKRCLPLVTMLIGVLVLKNGAPSPGVLVAVLITTCGAALAGAGDLTGDPIGYVTGVLAVLVHAAYLVLIQKTSADSEHGALTAQYAIAVSATPLLIICSFASMDSINAWAFPGWKDPSMVCIFVACILIGCAMNFTTLHCTYINSAVTTSFVGVVKSIATITVGMVAFSDVEPTSLFIAGVVVNTFGSLIYCVAKFIETRKQSSYEDLEKDQREDVLETNGAQPPFVMEALPKGNGEMGGEKTASGISQPCTDKSKHGAVETAQGSTSCQEAEGVNKNSLKDAYLGVWRLVRGTKYMKKDYLLENEELSSP